GACTTGGAGATGCGTGAGACGGTCGGCACCGGGACTTTCGGGCGAGTACGCTTGGTGAGGCACAAGGGAACAGGCCAATACGCGGCCCTCAAGATCCTCAAGAAGCAGGAGGTACTCCGAATGAAACAGGTTGACCACGTGATGGCGGAGGCAAGTCTTCTCCAGGAGATCGATCACCCTTTCATTGTTAACATGCTACGGGGATACATGGACAAGAACCGGCTGTACATTCTTCTCGAATACGTGGTAGGCGGTGAGCTGTTTTCGCATCTCCGCAAGGCCGGGAAGTTTCCTAATGATGTATCGAAGTTCTACTGCGCGGAGGTGATCCTAGCGTTTGACTACTTGCACAGCAAGACAATCGTTTACCGCGATCTGAAACCGGAGAACATCCTCCTCGACCAGGACGGCAATATAAAGATTACAGATTTTGGTTTCGCAAAGCGCGTGGCGGAGCGTACGTTTACGCTTTGCGGCACACCCGAGTACCTAGCCCCCGAGATCATTCAGAGCAAGGGGCACAACAAGGCTGTCGACTGGTGGGCGCTGGGGATCCTGCTCTACGAAATGCTGGTTGGCTACCCACCGTTCTTCGACGACAGCCCGATGAAAATTTACGAAAAGATCCTTGTAGGCAAGGTTCTCTTCCCGCGGTGGGTAGACTCAAAGGCCCGAGACTTCATCAAGGGCCTTCTGTCCCTCGATCCCACGAAGCGCCTCGGCAATCTGCCCAACGGTGCCGAGGACATCAAGAACCACAAGTACTTTGCGGAAGTGGACTGGAACGTAGTGCTGTCCAAGAAGATCCCCGCGCCAATCccggtgcggcagcacaaGGAAGGTGACACCCACTACTTCGACAAATACCCCGACAGCCCGCTCAACCCTTTTCGGACTTTGACTGCATCACAGCAGGATTGCTTCGCCAATTTCTGCAACGGCCAGTATACGGACGACTAGTTTCCTGTGTCTGTTTCCAAGGCGTTAAGGTGCGGAAGGCAGGGAGCGATGAGCATGTGTAGACCCCTTTCACACGGTCAGTTGCGTTGCATTCCTCCTGTTAGCTACGTTGATGTGCGCGGCTGCGCCCACCGGTATCATTAGCAATTCGTCTAAGTCCTTGGGGGAGTTGCTTTGCCTGCGCGTTCTTTTGTAACTGCCATCTCTCTGTTTTCGTGTTCATACTGTGtattttgttgttgttttgtgCCCTTTCCACCTCGAAGCACTTTTGGCAGGTGAGGATGCTAGTGCGTGCGGGTCGCATGGCAACTTCTCGCCTTCATGATGTATTTATCAGCGCTTCAGAGCTCTTAAATGTGGTGTTGACGAAAGCGCAAGGACAATGTATAATAAAACACACCCGCGGGGAGAGGTTATTGTGGACTACAATCTCGAACGGTTGGGGTTTGGGTTGGTGCTTTAagtctcttttttcttttttgcctttctgAGTCGATTCTAACTGATTTCTTTTAGACGGCCGAGGCCGAGGCAATACTGCGTTCTCCATGGTGCATGTGCGCGCAAAACGCAGCCAACAGATAGCTTGATCCAATAGCTTGCGCCCACTGATCTTCACAGTCCCCCTTTTCGCATctccgggggggggggcttttttcctcctttcatGTGTATCCCCTTTTTTACTTCTAATGAGGAGCTTTCCTCAGCCCTCTTCCACCTTTTGCTTcccgccgctggtgctggttgAAATGTacgtatgtgggtgtgttcgtgatggaagaagaaaaggagcacAGAATACCAAAAATAGAAGAGGTGGATGTGAAAATCCATGGAGCGACCCGGGAGGCCTTCACCACAGTTTTTTGTCCCCGACAGTTTAGCCGCAGCCCCATGGATGGGTATCATCATCTTGTAGAGCGGTGATATAAGTGGAATGATGGAGGGGGCTGATGGGGCTGATTCTCTGTCAACGTCTCTTTTGCCCCCCCCTGCTTCTCCTGATATCACCTCTCCTTGATTCAACTTGGAATTTACACACATCAGCACACGCATGTGATTTT
This region of Leishmania panamensis strain MHOM/PA/94/PSC-1 chromosome 18 sequence genomic DNA includes:
- the PKAC3 gene encoding protein kinase A catalytic subunit (TriTrypDB/GeneDB-style sysID: LpmP.18.1080), which encodes MVTKVEASKWRLSDLEMRETVGTGTFGRVRLVRHKGTGQYAALKILKKQEVLRMKQVDHVMAEASLLQEIDHPFIVNMLRGYMDKNRLYILLEYVVGGELFSHLRKAGKFPNDVSKFYCAEVILAFDYLHSKTIVYRDLKPENILLDQDGNIKITDFGFAKRVAERTFTLCGTPEYLAPEIIQSKGHNKAVDWWALGILLYEMLVGYPPFFDDSPMKIYEKILVGKVLFPRWVDSKARDFIKGLLSLDPTKRLGNLPNGAEDIKNHKYFAEVDWNVVLSKKIPAPIPVRQHKEGDTHYFDKYPDSPLNPFRTLTASQQDCFANFCNGQYTDD